The following coding sequences are from one Bos indicus x Bos taurus breed Angus x Brahman F1 hybrid chromosome 5, Bos_hybrid_MaternalHap_v2.0, whole genome shotgun sequence window:
- the SSTR3 gene encoding somatostatin receptor type 3, whose protein sequence is MNTPGSLSLLPVTSEPGNTSSAWPPDAVLGNVSAASSAAGLAVSGILIPLVYLVVCVVGLLGNSLVIYVVLRQTATPSVTNVYILNLALADELFMLGLPFLAAQNALSYWPFGSLMCRLVMAVDGINQFTSIFCLTVMSVDRYLAVVHPTRSARWRTAPVARTVSAAVWVASAVVVLPVVVFSGVPRGMSTCHMQWPEPAAAWRAGFIIYTAALGFFGPLLVICLCYLLIVVKVRSAGRRVRAPSCQRRRHSERKVTRMVVAVVALFVLCWMPFYVLNIINVVCPLPEEPAFFGLYFLVVALPYANSCANPILYGFLSYRFKQGFRRVLLRPSRRVQNQEPPVGPPEKTEEEEEAGDREDRHEGAGKQGDWGEMNGRVNQIIQPGPSGQERPPSSTTSKERQFLPQEPLAGEKSDTLHISYL, encoded by the coding sequence ATGAACACCCCTGGCTCCCTTTCACTGCTGCCTGTGACCTCGGAACCCGGGAACACCTCCTCAGCCTGGCCCCCAGATGCTGTCCTCGGAAATGTGTCTGCAGCATCAAGTGCGGCAGGGCTGGCTGTCAGCGGCATTCTGATCCCACTGGTCTACCTGGTGGTGTGCGTGGTGGGCCTGCTGGGCAACTCCCTGGTCATCTACGTGGTCCTGCGACAGACGGCCACCCCATCGGTCACCAACGTCTACATCCTCAACCTGGCCCTGGCCGATGAGCTTTTCATGCTGGGGCTGCCCTTCCTGGCTGCCCAGAATGCTTTGTCCTACTGGCCCTTCGGCTCCCTCATGTGCCGCCTGGTCATGGCTGTGGATGGCATCAACCAGTTCACCAGCATCTTCTGCCTCACGGTCATGAGCGTGGACCGCTATTTGGCCGTGGTGCACCCCACCCGCTCAGCCCGCTGGCGCACGGCACCCGTGGCCCGCACAGTCAGTGCGGCTGTCTGGGTGGCGTCGGCCGTAGTGGTGCTGCCTGTGGTGGTCTTCTCGGGTGTGCCCCGTGGCATGAGCACCTGCCACATGCAGTGGCCCGAGCCGGCGGCTGCCTGGCGGGCTGGCTTCATCATCTACACGGCCGCGCTGGGCTTCTTTGGGCCGCTGCTGGTCATCTGCCTCTGCTACCTGCTTATCGTGGTCAAGGTGCGCTCCGCCGGGCGGCGGGTGCGGGCCCCCTCGTGCCAGCGGCGGCGGCATTCTGAGCGCAAGGTCACACGCATGGTGGTGGCCGTGGTGGCGCTCTTCGTCCTCTGCTGGATGCCCTTCTACGTGCTCAACATCATCAATGTGGTGTGCCCATTGCCCGAGGAGCCTGCCTTCTTCGGCCTCTATTTCCTGGTGGTGGCCCTGCCCTATGCCAACAGCTGTGCCAACCCCATCCTTTATGGCTTCCTCTCCTACCGCTTCAAGCAGGGCTTCCGAAGGGTCCTGCTGAGGCCCTCCCGCCGTGTGCAAAACCAGGAGCCTCCTGTGGGGCCtccagagaagacagaggaggaagaggaggctggAGACAGGGAGGACCGGCATGAGGGAGCAGGGAAGCAGGGGGACTGGGGGGAGATGAACGGCCGGGTCAACCAGATCATACAGCCAGGTCCCAGTGGGCAGGAGCGGCCTCCCAGCAGCACCACCAGCAAGGAGCGTCAGTTCCTACCCCAAGAACCCTTGGCTGGGGAGAAATCCGACACGCTGCACATCAGCTATCTCTAG